Genomic segment of Cryptococcus neoformans var. neoformans JEC21 chromosome 5 sequence:
ATCACTGACGCCCTCGCAACATAACAACTTTTCGTGTGAAAGTCAGCTAGGGTAAGGATTTAGGCGTGAAGAGGCATAGTAATAATGCAATGTACGTTACGGCGAACATTGTGAGAGTACTGAATATGCGGTAGAATGGGATAAGCTGGATCGGCAAAGGTGAAGCAGCCATCACTAACAGAATGTCTATCAGTTGAAACTCTCATATTTCAAAGCGCGAATGGCAAAATACCGAGACTTATGGCAGACATGACGGAGATGCATTGTGCGACCTCATTAAATTGCAGACTTTGCTCGTTTCATGGATTAGTTATAACGCTAAAGCGTAGACGCACCACGCCAAACTGTACTTACGCAGGATGCGGTTGTGGCTTGGCCAGCTCCTCTTTAAGtttcttcaccttttccTCATACTTGGAGGCGCTTGATAAGCCCCTCTCTCTTGCCGCTGCCAGATCTTTCTCTGCCTTTTGGAGCTGCTCTGCGAGACTTGACATCGTGATTGGACGTTTGCAATTACTCGCCTACAGCGCCATCATTTTCATGTAGTGGATGAGCAAGATATAGATAAGTGATACAGAGTCAGGTGGAAGTCTGTTAAAGTATGTCTCAGCAATGATCCTGGGAAGTTCGAAAAGGAAAGTATGTATGAAAGGAGGCTCACAGGTCACATCCGTTTTATCCCTCGACCCGTCGTCCGTTAACCCTCCTTTTGAAGACCATAATTATGAGGTTATACAGACCATAGTAATTCGATGCAAAGCGCTATTATCGTGCCTATTTCATGGTCACTTTATTAttaaggagatgaagtgACACAGAATTTTGAGTCTTTCGAACGACAGCTAACGAAAGCGGCTCGTTTGCCGTTGTTGTTTAATAGGCAGCGCAAGCCCGTCGGTCTTTAACATTACATAATACAGCTAATGCCGTAGGGTTTGAACTTTTACTATAAAATAAGCCCTTGGTCCCTGTCTTAACGGAATACTCGATAATAATATTGAAGGGTATTCGTCAAGGGTTGAAACATCATAGGGAGTACGAGAAGATCGGGAGCAAAAGGATTAGGAGCATGACCTTCAGGGAGAGAGGGTAAGTTCAGCCAAAAGATTTGAATGTACGAAGTGGAACAACTGCACAGCCCAAAAGATACAAATCCATTTCAGATCGGACGGTTCAAAAGCGTCCTTTCTCCTCTACCCAGTGTCCCAAGACTCTGTCCTATGCATAGCCATAAACGGAGTCCCTTTCTACCATGAACCTCCATAACCCTGCTGAGATCCGTACCCTCCGTATCCACCTGCCATGGCCATCTGATCTTGACCTATCCCCGCAGGTATATTCGGTTCTACCAAACCCCCTCCCATGCCCACGcccatcccatccccaacaaCTCCATCTGCGGCCgctccatcttccccctcttcctcttcgccaCCAATCTCTTTCTGTACGCCCAACACGACATTTGCGAGGCCTTCTATCAGAAGGTCGAGACCTTGTTCGACAACGGAACGGACGGGGATGGAACCGACAGATTCGGCGGAGAAGTAGAATGTGGACGGGACCGCATTGTAGTCGAATGGTTCTGCGGGATTTGGAGGGGGTTCAAACGCGGCATTTGAAGAGAGAGGCCATTCCGCACGTTCTAGCGACATATATTAGGATATAAAAAGACCAGGAACACCGAgcaggggaagatggaaaacaTACCATCAGTCTCGAACCAATGCGTTGTATGACGAAGTTTGTTATAGGGGTCATACTCAAAGGCTACAGTTGATAAGGGAGACCATTTGGCATGGTGCTTCGCGATACCCTATAGTGGCAGTCCATTAGTATTACAGCACAGGAAGACACGATGTAGCGGCAAAATCACCTTATAAGCCTTGCATAAAACATCAATCTCCTGCCCCTTGCCCATCTTTGCGATCAATATCGGAGGTACAGTGGGATTTCCCTTTCCAATAGGCTGGCCCATTTCAGGATCACgattgttgatgatgatgcgatcttcttctgaaaGTTCAGGTGGAGGTCCATAAGGATTGGGGGGCGGGGGCtagatgaagaagtcagAAGGATCAGCGGGGAGTAAGAAATATGGGTAACGCCGCACGATagtgaaagaaaaggaagagaaacgTACCCCACCAGGACTCGGAACCACTTCCAACATATCACTCGTCACCCTCATGAACTGCTCTCCATCATTCCCACTGAAAGTCACCTTTAATCTCAAAGTTACCATACAGTAATAACATCCTTCGTCACAGTCACAGTCTCGAGTGTAGCGAAGTCCCTTCGAGACGTTACGGGAGATAAGGGGAATGAGACCTAAACGGTGGGCAATCATTTCGTCTGCTAAAGGCGTTGTATTTTGCATAAAGAGGACTTGATCGATGGCTATTTGCGACGTATTCGACAACGACAGGAACGCAAGAGCGTTATGTCAGCAAAGTATACAGATGCGCAAGCAAAAAAATTATGAAAACGAACCGATAGTAGGCACATCGGCCATCATAACTCTTCTCAGACTGTTCGCATAGGCGAGCTCCACGCCAGAAAGGTGGAAAGTGGCGTCCGTCTCATTGAGGTTacgaaggagaagacgtgGTTGATTCGTAGGGCCTTGCGGGATCTCGATATTAGTCGATTGGTGTTGTTGGGGGTCGTAGTATCCGTTCATGGTATAGCGCGTTGGAAAAGGGTTGTTGGATGCCTGTAAATGAAAAGATGGGCTCGCAAAAGAGAGTAAACAACGCGAAAATAGAGGATTCGAACGAAGAGACCGATGAACGAAGAACAATCCGCGAACTGAGCCTGAAATGCATATAGAGCAATGAGTGATTATGTAATACAATCCGCAACCTAGTTGCATATCAGGTTCATAATTCATTTCGTCCGATTCTGTCTCCTTCCTATCGT
This window contains:
- a CDS encoding RNA polymerase II subunit 3, putative — its product is MNGYYDPQQHQSTNIEIPQGPTNQPRLLLRNLNETDATFHLSGVELAYANSLRRVMMADVPTIAIDQVLFMQNTTPLADEMIAHRLGLIPLISRNVSKGLRYTRDCDCDEGCYYCMVTLRLKVTFSGNDGEQFMRVTSDMLEVVPSPGGPPPPNPYGPPPELSEEDRIIINNRDPEMGQPIGKGNPTVPPILIAKMGKGQEIDVLCKAYKGIAKHHAKWSPLSTVAFEYDPYNKLRHTTHWFETDERAEWPLSSNAAFEPPPNPAEPFDYNAVPSTFYFSAESVGSIPVRSVVEQGLDLLIEGLANVVLGVQKEIGGEEEEGEDGAAADGVVGDGMGVGMGGGLVEPNIPAGIGQDQMAMAGGYGGYGSQQGYGGSW